One genomic window of Tetrapisispora phaffii CBS 4417 chromosome 13, complete genome includes the following:
- the FES1 gene encoding Hsp70 nucleotide exchange factor FES1 (similar to Saccharomyces cerevisiae FES1 (YBR101C); ancestral locus Anc_3.342), whose amino-acid sequence MEKLLHWSIANAQGDKDAIARAGQPDPRLLQQLFGGAGPDDATLMKESLQVIANEEAELEHKMIAMDNFELLIENIDNANNIENMKMWEPIIGILEHEEADMRAAALSIVGTAVQNNVSAQDNFIKYDAGLEKLIALASERNHQHFNVRVKALYALSNLIRNNETNAKKFYEAKGLDIVAPILSEKSSTPKLKMRTIALLAAFLTSVKIDSKLIDQLREENIIETTIICLKNETDLNLIDRILNFLSQLISAKITFSESELSKLNEGFTIITEYKDRLNEDDYLTVKHVLN is encoded by the coding sequence ATGGAGAAATTGTTACATTGGTCAATTGCAAATGCACAAGGTGACAAAGATGCAATCGCAAGGGCTGGACAACCAGACCCTAGATTACTGCAACAGCTGTTTGGTGGTGCTGGTCCAGATGATGCAACTTTAATGAAGGAATCTTTGCAAGTAATTGCTAATGAAGAAGCTGAATTAGAGCACAAGATGATAGCTATGGATAATTTTGAACtattaattgaaaacatAGATAATGCTAATAATATAGAAAACATGAAAATGTGGGAACCAATAATTGGCATTTTAGAACATGAAGAGGCGGACATGAGAGCTGCTGCTTTGTCTATAGTAGGAACTGCAGttcaaaataatgttaGTGCAcaagataattttattaagtaTGATGCTGGccttgaaaaattaatcgCCTTGGCATCTGAAAGGAACCATCAGCATTTTAATGTCAGAGTAAAGGCTCTTTACGCACTCTCGAACTTAATTAGAAACAACGAAACTAATgctaaaaaattttatgaagCTAAAGGACTGGATATCGTTGCTCCAATTTTAAGTGAAAAATCATCAACTCCAAAACTAAAGATGAGAACTATCGCATTGTTAGCTGCATTTTTGACATCAGTTAAAATTGATAGTAAACTAATAGATCAATTAAGAGaggaaaatattattgagaCCACCATCATTTGTTTAAAGAATGAAActgatttgaatttaatagatagaattttaaatttcttaaGCCAATTGATTTCCGCAAAGATAACATTTAGTGAATCTGAACTAtcaaaattgaatgaaGGATTCACAATCATAACAGAGTACAAAGATAGGCTGAATGAAGATGATTATCTAACTGTAAAGCATGtattgaattaa
- the SEC8 gene encoding exocyst subunit SEC8 (similar to Saccharomyces cerevisiae SEC8 (YPR055W); ancestral locus Anc_3.340): protein MDNLAVQSRQGRTRALSVNTYDEQQRNSMSNSLDKLEMDLSLIQSQWNRIITDDSNPLELALKFLDDTSVGLGHRFDEFNQLKEKIGYDLQNAVNEHYQVFNTNIASYSIAVNSIANAQNNIENIENSVKEANLKINQDKGSLQELNESTMSYTKMIDTISAIEEIISLPEKMEDFIRKEEYREAQKLLKRAMFLSNTHSLWSISSLTPIKQQIDLAEHNLFQNMIDELHDIIYSKKSASTFDNEILEKIHTSKSDFTSTENYLYTIVSIDIDQQSENMNIKLKNFLENIKNLKPTKLNSVYIEEGTDYDRIFNLLILINSLDKLPLALRILVDRATKELHDIVIQSSEEIRSRYPSLMKIGGATLDSNFGMSMRNPISIIMREWFWKIFVKILLAVQRHRVIFESVSVFQQLFNLHISYRFGDIWKKCLIEVRLLLNKYLNDTTMDKKAILHRRDTSLAKPISTEHIFTLQSNLHDNSIAKNHTAALKTLLQDIFPGFSVPGNINLSSIYVEEESYEEEEALIQPTVFNMRLALEPVLLFIQATSNIIPSGLSEVTKPSMSFLSEYMKKVFIPKFESTLYVIYDSNVFSNNPYAFESNNENKNVLKSVNDFYTLFCNTLTVMNTTYTFRANICSVIINILEKFQIYYEKLFQTLLGVTNENYTRKLLGIWMNDEALMGTEFEYLKHNVSLNVNEAKLLFRHCSQFYYKGNGLKKDDIFNNIDLDIVLHFYNSLEWALKWFSELRKTVDSSVTVLDENSNANDVRLMWSLYDCDELSQVVKTTKLRLSMDVESVKKFDSITEKIENLKYRVLTSLRFDLRARVIFNIGKMFKNNYNWSPDVGSTELESSIGNLISDIRMHDNKLKSNLDEKIRNQVGSGIDIVINYAFISGATSIKSINTNGIKKINRNITYLQNVCRNVIEDSNSINMNDSLNFYTACGLSELQFFKKLEDNELSFCTKYDLKNIIRLIYGDDAIPATRKQRDTNTHVRATSMSGNKRYNEAIQKINTMTSDNEE, encoded by the coding sequence ATGGATAATTTGGCAGTACAATCGAGGCAAGGGAGGACCAGAGCGCTATCGGTCAATACTTATGATGAGCAACAGCGGAATTCGATGTCAAATTCTTTAGATAAGTTAGAAATGGATCTTTCTTTAATTCAATCACAATGGAACAGAATTATTACTGATGATTCTAACCCACTTGAACTGGCATTGAAGTTTTTGGATGACACTTCTGTTGGTTTGGGGCATCGTTTCGATGAGTTTAAccaattgaaagaaaaaattggatATGACTTACAAAATGCAGTAAATGAACATTATCAAGTTTTCAACACTAACATAGCTTCATATTCAATTGCTGTCAATTCGATTGCGAATGCTCagaataatattgaaaatatcgAAAATTCTGTTAAAGAAgcaaatttgaaaattaacCAAGATAAAGGTTCACTACAAGAACTAAATGAATCTACAATGTCTTACACCAAAATGATAGATACAATTTCTGctattgaagaaattattagttTACCAGAAAAAATGGAGGATTTCataagaaaagaagaatatagAGAGGCTCAAAAACTATTAAAACGTGCAATGTTTTTGTCAAATACGCATTCTCTTTGgtcaatatcatcattgACACcaataaaacaacaaaTAGACTTAGCTGAGcataatttatttcaaaatatgataGATGAACTACATGacattatatattcaaaaaaaagtGCGTCTACTTTcgataatgaaattttagaGAAAATCCATACATCAAAGTCAGATTTTACTAGTACGGagaattatttatacaCAATTGTGAGTATTGATATTGACCAACAATCtgaaaatatgaatattaaaCTAAAGAActttttagaaaatattaaaaacttaaaacctacaaaattaaattcagTATACATTGAAGAAGGCACTGATTACGATAGaatcttcaatttattaatcTTAATAAACTCCTTAGATAAACTTCCTTTAGCTTTAAGAATATTGGTTGATAGAGCAACTAAAGAGCTACATGACATTGTCATCCAGAGCAGTGAAGAAATACGTTCGAGATATCCTTCGTTAATGAAAATTGGTGGCGCTACATTAGATAGTAATTTCGGCATGTCAATGAGAAATCCAATATCTATTATTATGCGTGAGTGGTTCTGGAAGATATTTGTCAAAATTCTTTTAGCAGTTCAAAGGCATAGAGTGATTTTTGAATCTGTCTCTGTATTTCAACAATTGTTTAACCTTCATATTTCATATAGGTTTGGTGatatttggaaaaaatGTTTAATAGAAGTGagattattattgaataagtATTTGAATGATACAACAATGGATAAAAAGGCAATTTTGCACAGAAGAGATACCAGCCTGGCCAAACCGATCTCAACAGAACACATTTTTACCCTACAAAGTAATCTTCATGACAATTCAATTGCAAAAAATCATACAGCTGCTTTGAAGACATTGTTACAGGATATATTTCCTGGTTTCTCTGTTCCaggaaatattaatttatcatcaatttatgttgaagaagagtcatatgaagaagaagaagcatTGATTCAACCTACTGTATTTAACATGAGGCTAGCTCTTGAACCCGTCCTGTTGTTTATTCAAGCTACATCTAATATAATTCCATCTGGCCTTTCAGAAGTAACGAAACCATCAATGTCCTTTTTATCTGAATATATGAAAAAAGTTTTCATTCCAAAGTTCGAGTCCACATTATATGTCATTTATGATAGCAAtgtattttcaaataatccTTATGCGTTTGAGTCGAATAATGAGAACAAGAATGTACTAAAGTCAGTGAATGACTTTTATACTCTATTTTGCAATACCCTTACTGTCATGAACACCACATACACTTTCAGAGCAAACATATGTTCtgttattataaatatattagagaagttccaaatatattatgaaAAGTTATTTCAAACTTTACTGGGTGttacaaatgaaaattataCAAGGAAGTTACTCGGAATTTGGATGAATGACGAAGCTTTAATGGGAAcagaatttgaatatttaaaacataACGTTTCATTAAATGTGAACGAAGCAAAATTGTTGTTCAGGCATTGTTCTCAATTCTATTACAAGGGTAATGGTTTGAAAAaagatgatatatttaataatattgatttagaTATCGTGTTGCATTTCTATAATTCATTAGAATGGGCATTAAAATGGTTCAGCGAATTAAGAAAAACAGTCGACTCTTCTGTGACTGTATTAGATGAAAATTCAAACGCAAATGATGTCAGATTAATGTGGTCGTTATACGATTGTGATGAACTTTCACAAGTTGttaaaacaacaaaattgAGACTATCTATGGATGTTGAATCTGTTAAGAAATTTGATTCCATAACCGAAAAGATAGAAAACTTAAAATATCGTGTTCTAACTTCTTTAAGATTTGATTTAAGAGCTAGGgttatctttaatattgGCAAAATGTTCAAGAATAACTATAATTGGAGCCCTGATGTCGGTAGTACAGAATTAGAATCTAGTATTGGTAACCTGATTTCCGACATCAGAATGCATGATAATAAACTCAAGTCTAATTTGGATGAAAAGATTAGAAATCAAGTTGGTTCGGGTATTGATATTGTAATTAATTATGCTTTCATCTCAGGTGCAACTTCgataaaatcaattaatacAAACGGTATCAAAAAGATCAACAGAAATATTACCTATCTACAAAATGTCTGTAGAAACGTCATTGAGGATTCAAATTCTATTAACATGAATGATTCACTAAATTTTTACACTGCATGTGGATTATCTGAATTacaattcttcaaaaaacTAGAAGACAATGAATTGAGTTTCTGTACCAAGtatgatttgaaaaatatcatcagaTTGATCTACGGTGATGATGCTATACCAGCAACTAGAAAACAAAGAGATACTAACACGCATGTTAGAGCTACATCAATGTCTGGTAACAAAAGATACAACGAAgcaattcaaaaaatcaataCAATGACTTCGGATAACGAagaatag
- the BRR1 gene encoding Brr1p (similar to Saccharomyces cerevisiae BRR1 (YPR057W); ancestral locus Anc_3.347), producing the protein MSDKSSQRIDPVFGQSRAFALNDPLVNPDILKYLEGVKEEAIRSTFETYSEKKPRNDEVKHIASMYDDDGDSYNSEVKYAGTEVYKQELRFPERHSYLTKYPESLIKFQRNMPKWVKWFKRCKIELRDTGYVFEGYDNSTMELILYHLQEYLNIKRKKGFPLHLFNILKDVTNDVEEKDKMTIDSEWLETIFNVLKSRRLKGIADVIAVISEMHSFTPMGFKQWYAYIIKNEPSHSIFVNIINNRNMWILLQYMTKTWVKTINLNKKPTESKRLSQWLIYMLLHLPEHLTAEYISELRSLAKKCRDIILTNITDTNEATKESNVLPYYTQELIDMGLAFGDDGTPTIIELTLSVVSEIYGQRDLTNWENM; encoded by the coding sequence atGAGTGATAAGTCAAGTCAGAGAATTGATCCTGTATTTGGACAATCAAGAGCTTTTGCCTTAAACGATCCTTTGGTGAATCCAGATATATTGAAGTACTTGGAAGGAGTGAAGGAAGAAGCGATTAGATCGACATTTGAAACGTATTCGGAGAAGAAACCTCGGAATGATGAAGTAAAACATATAGCATCGATGTATGATGATGATGGAGATTCCTACAATTCTGAAGTCAAATATGCTGGCACGGAGGTTTATAAACAAGAACTACGATTCCCTGAAAGACATTCTTATTTGACGAAATACCCTGAaagtttaataaaatttcagaGGAATATGCCAAAATGGGTGAAGTGGTTTAAACGTTGTAAAATAGAGCTGAGAGATACTGGTTACGTGTTTGAAGGTTACGATAACTCAACTATGGAATTGATCTTGTATCATCTAcaagaatatttgaatattaaaagaaaaaaaggGTTTCCCTTACActtgtttaatattttgaaagatGTCACTAATGATGTTGAAGAAAAGGATAAAATGACAATAGATAGTGAATGGTTAGAAACGATATTTAATGTCCTTAAATCGAGACGGTTGAAAGGAATTGCGGATGTAATAGCTGTTATTTCGGAAATGCATTCATTCACTCCAATGGGATTTAAACAATGGTATGcttatataattaaaaatgagCCTTCGCATTCAATATTTgtgaatattataaataatcGGAACATGTGGATCTTGTTACAGTATATGACTAAAACATGGGTGAAAACTATCAATTTGAATAAGAAGCCTACAGAATCAAAGAGGTTATCACAATggttaatatatatgttattGCATTTACCTGAACATTTAACGGCAGAGTACATCAGTGAGTTAAGATCTCTTGCTAAAAAGTGTCGCGATATCATTCTAACGAATATAACAGATACTAATGAAGCCACTAAAGAATCCAACGTTCTACCCTATTATACTCaagaattaattgatatGGGTTTGGCATTTGGCGATGACGGCACACCAACTATAATAGAGCTGACTTTATCTGTCGTTTCCGAAATATATGGCCAAAGGGACCTAACGAACTGGGAAAATatgtaa
- the MMS4 gene encoding Mms4p (similar to Saccharomyces cerevisiae MMS4 (YBR098W); ancestral locus Anc_3.341) — MQESSINFIETHNDGEALEIYSIHSIDSEKSNESKGLEQNGDLRKDNQIGAGGESSLIIIENNSLEIDVPFFEDDANKRNSSQEGKQTTRGKTQLIESRTILDKILSSDSISSANDSSLANFYGNDNKITSLVNRWRSTKEPSLSQNKQHPEEIANSSTKNSQNILKTFPISSPIQHSQGDSQDNQSVNEFVENISPNKKQLFVPLDTTSIEDIHDLEFSKILNTSTSNAVLSTPLKVSNKDTIIKFPAANVDLITGPQKENLNQTIKRKSLENNYDQLKYYISRGKEYDPDDSKFLISKHMRENKKAFKEVNQNYRDNIDARSTLIVEMSSNLIRLLSSKMDNFSDHIKPSTLQSSSNDNNELIRFLRRSNSEYDFRNDVYYPADFKIVEENIYLLYYDAFEFFKQYSHNKSALFHQIKEYTKAGKHVLLTLYNLKNLKKAIQTVENNDYITKVQNQLTGSPSKQNKRKRMKVIEDLHMSSTSIEKRLRYIDRLWGVKVHTVNSHLEFINSLPNLLSLVGKQYNDSAIKYMKYAYLHVKSAKNKEDVLTKIIHQVGRVPELKAENITRAYPTFQQLLKDFDGGKLRSGSDGKYLMTEKIESRLYKLFTSDDPNETI; from the coding sequence ATGCAAGAAAGTtccattaattttattgaaaccCACAATGATGGTGAAGCTCTAGAAATATACAGTATCCACTCTATTGATTCCGAAAAGAGTAATGAAAGCAAAGGTCTTGAGCAAAATGGTGATTTAAGAAAGGATAACCAAATTGGTGCAGGAGGGGAAAGTTctcttattattattgaaaataattcacTTGAAATAGACGTCCcattttttgaagatgatgctaataaaagaaattcgTCACAAGAAGGCAAACAAACAACTCGAGGTAAGACTCAGTTAATTGAGTCACGAACAATtcttgataaaatattgtcAAGTGACTCTATCTCATCAGCAAATGACAGCAGTCTTGCAAATTTTTACGgcaatgataataaaataaccTCCCTGGTAAACCGCTGGAGGTCAACTAAAGAACCTTCGTTAAGTCAAAATAAACAACATCCAGAAGAAATTGCCAATTCATCTACTAAAAATTCACAAAATATTCTGAAAACCTTTCCTATATCCTCACCAATCCAGCATTCACAAGGAGATTCACAAGATAACCAATCGGTGAATGAGTTTGTAGAAAACATTTCCCCAAATAAGAAACAGTTATTTGTGCCATTGGATACTACAAGTATAGAGGATATTCATGATTTGgaattttctaaaatattaaatactTCAACTTCAAATGCAGTCTTATCAACACCGCTTAAAGTATCCAATAAAGATACAATCATAAAGTTTCCAGCAGCCAATGTAGATTTAATCACGGGTCCACAAAAGGAGAATCTCAATCAAACCATCAAAAGGAAatcattagaaaataattatgaccagttaaaatattatatcagCAGAGGTAAAGAATATGACCCAGATGATTCTAAATTCTTAATAAGCAAGCACATGagagaaaataaaaaagcaTTCAAGGAAGTAAATCAGAATTACAGAGATAATATAGATGCTAGATCTACTTTAATAGTTGAGATGTCATCAAACCTAATTAGACTTTTATCTAGCAAAATGGATAATTTCTCCGATCACATTAAACCATCTACGCTTCAGTCTAGTtctaatgataataatgagCTGATTAGGTTTCTAAGACGATCGAATAGTGAATATGATTTTAGGAATGACGTTTATTATCCAGCGGACTTCAAAAtagttgaagaaaatatatatctattataCTACGATgcatttgaattttttaaacaataCAGTCATAATAAATCTGCATTATTCCACCAAATAAAGGAATACACAAAAGCTGGAAAACATGTCCTCTTAACCCTCTATAATctgaagaatttaaaaaaagcCATTCAAACGGTGGAGAATAATGATTATATCACTAAAGTTCAAAATCAACTTACTGGATCCCCTTCCAAgcaaaacaaaagaaagagaatGAAAGTAATTGAAGACCTTCATATGTCATCTACATCAATAGAAAAAAGACTTCGGTATATTGATCGACTATGGGGTGTTAAGGTTCATACGGTAAACTCACATCTAGAATTTATTAACTCTTTACCAAATCTGCTTTCATTAGTAGGGAAACAATATAATGATTCGGCgataaaatatatgaaatatGCCTATTTGCATGTTAAATCagctaaaaataaagaagatgtGTTAACGAAAATCATTCATCAAGTTGGAAGAGTTCCAGAATTAAAAGCAGAGAATATCACCAGAGCATATCCCACCTTCCAACAATTACTAAAAGACTTTGATGGAGGTAAATTGAGATCTGGTTCTGATGGAAAATATCTCATGacagaaaaaattgaaagccggttatataaattgtttACAAGTGATGATCCTAATgaaacaatataa
- the RXT2 gene encoding Rxt2p (similar to Saccharomyces cerevisiae RXT2 (YBR095C); ancestral locus Anc_3.336), with protein MNEDTVVETQKQQQQLEEDSADEQLYIKKFSQKLIREKCGNYPLLKRSIDGKIVYPETNGITSNRGNKLLQKSELVTRTNINNTKPIDEECIFYNGSEHNLLQRKRMRFNIPPLDSLDVKGPNTIKLGDEDEDDDDDEYNLNKLVDISKTLSPISSLSDISTKDSISHVYKSKILKELALQTILMVEKEQDSVNKYTKLLEVLLGNLVDPLHQSNLNLKDYDHKLLLEESDNENDPENSTANNTTINEDEEDSNDNKNNNPVDFKEGRQEDHEDEDPFFAIPKVDVLTKFDEELDPKNSKKDAQNNTDIISSYSLSYLTKEFPNHEQNMAKIHEELETSRQLSQIALQRNQEFIRNLSKIRNYLIKANRIKERIYSWSKEIGGIQEEGILIPSLLRDAKRGLIRITTNKTLDSGDEEENPDEEQEEE; from the coding sequence ATGAATGAGGATACCGTTGTGGAAACACAaaagcagcagcagcaacTAGAGGAGGACTCTGCAGATGAACAACTATACATAAAGAAGTTTTCTCAAAAACTAATAAGAGAGAAGTGTGGGAACTACCCACTCCTTAAAAGATCCATTGATGGTAAAATAGTATATCCCGAGACAAATGGGATTACTAGCAATAGGggtaataaattattgCAGAAGAGTGAGTTGGTTACAAGGactaatattaataatacgaaaccaattgatgaagaatGCATCTTTTATAATGGTTCAGAGCATAATCTTTTACAAAGGAAGAGAATGAGGTTTAATATACCACCACTTGATTCACTTGACGTGAAAGGGCCAAACACTATAAAACTTGGCGATGaggatgaagatgatgatgatgatgaatataatttgaataaattggTGGATATTTCTAAGACTTTGAGTCCTATTTCATCTTTGAGTGATATATCTACTAAGGATTCCATATCACATGTGTATAAATCCAAAATTCTGAAAGAATTAGCTTTACAGACAATATTGATGGTTGAGAAAGAGCAAGATTCTGTTAACAAGTAcacaaaattattagagGTATTGTTGGGTAATTTAGTAGATCCTTTACATCAGTctaatttgaatttaaaagattatgACCATAAATTATTACTCGAAGAGAGTGATAATGAAAACGATCCAGAAAATAGTACAGCCAACAACACGACTATCAATGAGGATGAGGAAGACAGTAATGACaataaaaacaacaacCCAGTTGATTTTAAAGAGGGAAGACAAGAGGACCACGAAGATGAAGATCCATTTTTTGCCATACCGAAAGTCGATGTACTAACTAAATTCGACGAAGAATTGGACCCTAAGAATTCAAAGAAAGATGCCCAAAACAACACGGATATTATATCGTCATACTCGTTATCTTACTTAACAAAAGAGTTTCCAAACCATGAACAAAACATGGCCAAAATCCATGAAGAGTTGGAAACATCAAGACAATTATCGCAAATTGCATTACAAAGAAACCAAGAATTCATTAGAAACTTGTCCAAAATAAGAAACTACCTGATCAAAGCAAACAGAATCAAAGAACGTATTTATAGTTGGAGCAAAGAAATCGGTGGAATACAAGAAGAAGGTATATTAATACCATCGTTATTAAGAGATGCGAAAAGAGGTTTGATCAGAATCACAACGAACAAGACACTTGATTCGGGAgacgaagaagaaaatcctgatgaagaacaagaagaggagtaa
- the SMK1 gene encoding mitogen-activated protein kinase SMK1 (similar to Saccharomyces cerevisiae SMK1 (YPR054W); ancestral locus Anc_3.338): protein MNNLIGDGARGSINNYFYKTKLELPLYDIKNSKKPTEQIEGPRVPRTIHESSKVSLPQRYEVVQVLGKGSYGIVCSVRDLNSNTNNALLAVKKITNIFYKEILIKRAIRELKFIKYFRGHKNIVSLLDVDIVLDAPYDGLYCYQELIDYDLAKVVHSSVLLTEFHIKYFFYQILCGLKYIHSADVLHRDLKPGNILCTLNGTLKICDFGLARGISQTVLQKANRQNSTNEPVQYYNLDITNYVATRWYRAPELILSHNEYDKSIDIWSCGCILAEFYGRKPVFMGKDAMHQIFEIIKVIGSPSKELLETYGSSKSWTVYNSNMINYKKKEWSEVYPHATAQATDLMENLMKWVSKDRYTVEEAIEHPFLSDVRNKDDEPICPYGEFDFLYEYELHSMQDLRNYLVNEVNTFKSEKKIIFNKSHSRSQMTI from the coding sequence ATGAACAATCTAATTGGCGATGGGGCTAGAGGGTCTATAAACAACTACTTCTATAAGACTAAACTGGAGCTTCCATTATAcgatattaaaaattcgAAGAAGCCTACTGAGCAAATCGAAGGTCCTAGGGTTCCAAGGACAATACATGAAAGTTCAAAAGTTAGCTTGCCTCAAAGATACGAAGTGGTTCAAGTTTTAGGAAAGGGTTCATATGGAATAGTTTGCTCAGTTAGGGACCTGAATAGCAATACAAACAATGCCTTATTGGCAGTTAAGAAGataacaaatattttttataaggagattttaataaagagGGCCATCCGAGAATTgaaattcatcaaatattttagagGACATAAGAATATCGTTAGTCTTCTGGATGTCGATATCGTATTAGATGCCCCGTATGATGGACTATATTGTTATCAAGAACTTATTGACTATGACCTGGCAAAAGTTGTCCATTCTTCTGTGCTGCTGACGGAGTTTCATATCAAgtatttcttttatcaGATCTTGTGTGGTCTCAAGTATATCCACTCCGCAGATGTACTTCATAGAGACTTGAAACCGGGAAATATACTATGTACACTAAACGGGACGTTAAAGATATGCGATTTTGGCTTAGCAAGAGGAATATCACAAACTGTTCTACAGAAAGCTAACAGACAAAATTCGACAAACGAACCAGTTCAGTATTACAATCTGGATATAACGAACTATGTGGCCACTAGATGGTACAGAGCTCCAGAATTGATACTGTCGCACAACGAGTACGATAAGTCTATAGATATTTGGTCGTGTGGATGCATTCTTGCCGAATTCTATGGTCGAAAACCCGTGTTCATGGGGAAAGACGCCATGCATCAAATATTcgaaattattaaagtaATTGGGTCTCCATCCAAAGAGTTATTAGAAACATATGGCTCGTCGAAATCTTGGACAGTGTACAATTCGAATATGATCAActataaaaagaaagagtGGTCTGAAGTTTATCCACATGCAACCGCCCAAGCCACTGATCTAATggaaaatttaatgaaatggGTTTCAAAAGACAGGTACACAGTAGAGGAAGCAATTGAACACCCGTTTTTATCAGACGTGAGAAACAAAGATGACGAACCCATTTGTCCTTATGGAGAATTCGATTTTTTATACGAGTACGAGTTGCATTCGATGCAAGATCTAAGGAATTATCTTGTTAATGAAGTCAACACCTTCAAGtcagaaaagaaaataatattcaataaatccCACTCTAGATCACAAATgacaatttaa
- the TPHA0M01480 gene encoding non-histone chromosomal protein 6 (similar to Saccharomyces cerevisiae NHP6B (YBR089C-A) and NHP6A (YPR052C); ancestral locus Anc_3.333), giving the protein MAGPREIKKRTHRRKKDPNAPKRAMSAYMFFANETRDIVRAENPDVSFGQIGRLLGEKWRALTDEDKGPFEAKAQADKKRYESEKELYNATKA; this is encoded by the coding sequence ATGGCTGGTCCAAGAGAAATTAAGAAGAGAACCCATAGAAGAAAGAAGGATCCAAATGCTCCAAAGAGAGCCATGTCTGCCTACATGTTCTTCGCTAACGAAACTAGAGATATCGTTAGAGCTGAAAACCCAGATGTTTCCTTTGGTCAAATTGGTAGATTATTAGGTGAAAAATGGAGAGCTTTAACTGATGAGGATAAGGGTCCTTTTGAAGCAAAAGCTCAAGCTGATAAGAAGAGATACGAATCGGAAAAAGAGCTATACAACGCTACCAAGGCGTAA